The genomic interval GTCCTCGCCGTAGAGGACGTAACCGCCGTCCGTCTTCGGGGAGAAGGCGATGACCTGGGTGCCGTGGTCGGAGACGGTCTTGCCGTTGTCGTCCTTGCGCGGCGGGTCGATGGAGATGCCGAGGGTGCGGGCGCCGGCCTGGATGGTGGCGAAGTCGCCGGTCAGGCCGACGACCTGGGAGTCGATCCCCTCGAGCCACGTGCCGAGCTCGGCGGGGGTGTCCCGCTCGGGGTCGGTGGTGACGAACACGATCCGCAACTGGTCCTGCTGCTCCTTGGGGAGCTGCTTCTTGGCCACCGCGATGTTGTTCATCGTCAGCGGGCAGACGTCGGGGCAGTGGGTGTAGCCGAAGTAGATCAGCGTGGGCCGGCCCGCGGTCCGCTCGCGGAAGTCGTACGGCTTGCCCTCGGTGTCGGTGAGGACGAGATCGGGCTTCTCGAAGGGCTTGTCGAGGACGGTGGCCGCCTTCTGGCCGCCGGCCTCCTCGGACACCACGGAGACGGGCGAGCCGCCGTCGCCGTCGTCGCCGCCGCAGGCGGTGAGGGTCAGCGGGACGACGGCGAGCAGAGCCGCCGCCGCGAGGGTCTTCTTGCGCATGGGATGGTCCTGAAGGTGGGTGTGCTGCGGCGCGCACCGGGAGGCCGCGGGGCCGCGGGCCGGCCCCGGCGCGCGCCGTGGAGAGGGGTGGCTCAGGCGGTGCGACGGCGCCCGGCGAGCACGCCGTAGGCGATGCCCGCGGCGCCGGCCACGATGCCGACGACGCCCAGGACGCGGGCGGTGGTGTCGGTGCCGCCGGAGCCGTCGTCACCGGACGCGGCGGAGGTCTCGGCGGATGCCTTCTCCGCGTCGTCCGACGCCTCGTCGTCGTCGGCGGCGTCGTGCCCGTGGCCGTCCTCGGCGGGCGCGGTCAGGGAGAGCACCGGAGCCGGGTGGTCGGGCTCGTCCTGGCCTTCCTGCGGCACCTCGATCCAGCGGACGACCTCCTTGTTGGAGTACGTCTGCAGGGCCTTGAAGACGAGCTCGTCGGTGTCCTCGGGCAGCGTGCCGACGGACACCGGGAACTTCTGGAAGAAGCCCGGCTGGATCCCGTCGCCCTTGGCGGTCCAGGTGACCTTGGAGACGGCCTCGTCGATCTTCTTGCCGTGCACCTCGAGCGGCTCGGCCAGGCGGGACTTGGTGACCTTGATGTCCCAGCCCTCGACGGGCTGCGGCATCACCGACGCCAGGGGGTGGTCCGACGGGAAGGTGATCTCGAGCTTGGTGGTCGAGGCGTTGTCCCGCTCGTTGGGGACCTTGAAGCCGACGACCGCGTAGCCGCCCTGCGCGGCCTCACCCTCGGGCTGCACGCTGACGTGCGCGAAGCCGGGGGAGGACACGGCGAGGACGGTGAAGCCGGCGACGGCGCCGGCGGCGGCGATACGGGAAGCCTTCATGGCAGAAGCACTCCGCTTCGTAGAGGTTTCGCTGACGATGAGGGATGCGCGGCGCGGACGGCCGGTCGCTCCCCTCACGGGACGACGGCCGGGCGCACACGGCGGAACCGGCGCACACGCGTGCCGCACGGAGGCGTCCCTCACTTCGTCCGGAAACCCCGGGACGGTGGGTCGCCCCGCGTCAGGCGGCGAGCACGAGCGCGGAGGCGCCGGCCGGGGGACCCCGGCGGACCACCGTGTGGTGCAGACCCGCGGAGCGCGGCGGAAGCGGTGCGAGCAGCGCGGTACGCGGGGTGACCGGGCCCGTCTCGGGCGCGCCGGGAAGCCCGGCGCGCAGGGCCCGCACCAGGGCGAGCGCCCCGCGGAGCGACCGTACGAGGGCGCCTTCGGCGACGCCCCGCGCGGACAGCTCGGCCAGGCGCAGCAGGGCCAGGTCGCCCCGCCGCAGCAGCCAGCCCGCGGCCAGGGCGGCGAGGACGTGGCCGAGCAGCATCGGCAGCGACGGCAGCAGCGACCCCGCCGGACCCGCCGTCACGACGTCGGCCGCGTGGGCGGCGGGCCCGTGCGGTGCGATCCGGGCGTCGGCGAGGACCCGCTCGGCCTCGGCCGGGCTGATCGAGCCGGGCCCGCACAGCAGACGGGCGGCCTGGGCGACCAGCGCGGCGTCGGACGCGGAGCCCGCGACGGGCGCGCCGTGCTGCCCGAGTCCGAACAGCGTGTGCAGCGCGGTCTGCCCGCCGGCCAGCAGCGCCGTGATCACCGGCAGCGGACGGGCGCGTCCGGCGAGCGGTGCGGCGACCGCGAGCGCGGCGAGGAATCCCGCGCCGAGCGTCCACAGCGGGACGGCGTCGTACGAGGCGAGGGAGTGGCCTGCCCCGGACAGCACGACGCAGACCGCGGCGAACACCGCGGCCCGCAGGAACCGGAGTCCTCGTCCGGCGCGCGTCGTGCGCGGGTGGGGGGCAGACATGGCGGCCTCATCATCGCACCAGCACCGGGGGCGCCGTACGGCAGGTCCGCAAGATGAGGTACGACCGTAAGGTCACCTGTGTGATGCGGTGTCCCGCATACACCGATCAGCTCCTCCGTACACCCGCCATATGGGTGGTGTCACGTCAACTTCGCGCTTACAGGTGACCACTCAGGGCAATACGTAACGGTATGTCGAGCCGCAGCCAGGAGGCTGGAGCATGAGCATCTGGTGGTCACTCCGTCTGCGGCGTGATGCCGCCAGCGTGCCGCTCGCCCGGCGCCTGCTGCTCGGCACCATGGAGACCGCGGGCGTCGACCCCGAGATCTCCTACGACCTCTCCGTCGCCCTCAGCGAGGCCTGCGCGAACGCCGTGGAGCACGGCGGCGGCGCCCCGTGCGACGACACCTCCGAGGCGTTCCGGGTGACCGCCTACCTCGACGGCGAGAAGTGCCGCATCGAGGTCGCCGACGCCGGCCCCGGATTCCCCGCCGCCGGGACCCGCCCCCGCACGCGGACCGTGCCCGCCGAGGCGGAGCACGGACGGGGCCTGTGTCTCATCGAGCAGCTGGCCGACCACGTCCACATCGGCAACAAGCCGGGCCGGGGCGGCGCCGTGGTGAGCTTCGACAAGGTCCTCAAGTGGCGTGAGGACGCCCCGCTGACGGCGGTGTGACGTACGCGGCGAGGGCCCCTCCCGGCGACCGGGAGGGGCCCTCGTCCCTGTGCGCGTCGTGTGCGTCAGCCCTTGAGGCCCGCCATCCACGCCTCGACCTCGTCCGAGCGGCGGGGCAGCGCCGCGGAGAGGTTCCGGTTGCCGTCCTCGGTGACCAGGATGTCGTCCTCGATGCGGACGCCGATGCCCCGGTACTCCTCGGGCACCGTCAGGTCGTCGGCCTGGAAGTACAGGCCGGGCTCCACGGTGAGCACCATGCCCGGCTCCAGCGTGCCGTCGACGTAGGTCTCGGTGCGCGCGGCGGCGCAGTCGTGGACGTCCATGCCGAGCATGTGGCCGGTGCCGTGCAGCGTCCAGCGGCGCTGCAGGCCCAGCTCCAGCACCCGCTCCACGGGCCCCTCGACCAGGCCCCACTCGACGAGCCGCTCGGCCAGCACGCGCTGCGCGGCGTCGTGGAAGTCCCGGTACTTGGCGCCCGGCCTGACCGCCGCGATGCCGGCCTCCTGGGCGTCGTACACGGCGTCGTAGATCTTCTTCTGCAGCTCGGTGTAGCGGCCGTTGACCGGCAGGGTCCGCGTGACGTCGGCGGTGTAGTACGTGTGGGTCTCCACGCCGGCGTCGAGCAGCAGCAGGTCGCCGGAGCGGACCGGGCCGTCGTTGC from Streptomyces sp. DH-12 carries:
- a CDS encoding ATP-binding protein, whose protein sequence is MSIWWSLRLRRDAASVPLARRLLLGTMETAGVDPEISYDLSVALSEACANAVEHGGGAPCDDTSEAFRVTAYLDGEKCRIEVADAGPGFPAAGTRPRTRTVPAEAEHGRGLCLIEQLADHVHIGNKPGRGGAVVSFDKVLKWREDAPLTAV
- a CDS encoding YcnI family protein — protein: MKASRIAAAGAVAGFTVLAVSSPGFAHVSVQPEGEAAQGGYAVVGFKVPNERDNASTTKLEITFPSDHPLASVMPQPVEGWDIKVTKSRLAEPLEVHGKKIDEAVSKVTWTAKGDGIQPGFFQKFPVSVGTLPEDTDELVFKALQTYSNKEVVRWIEVPQEGQDEPDHPAPVLSLTAPAEDGHGHDAADDDEASDDAEKASAETSAASGDDGSGGTDTTARVLGVVGIVAGAAGIAYGVLAGRRRTA
- a CDS encoding SCO family protein, translated to MRKKTLAAAALLAVVPLTLTACGGDDGDGGSPVSVVSEEAGGQKAATVLDKPFEKPDLVLTDTEGKPYDFRERTAGRPTLIYFGYTHCPDVCPLTMNNIAVAKKQLPKEQQDQLRIVFVTTDPERDTPAELGTWLEGIDSQVVGLTGDFATIQAGARTLGISIDPPRKDDNGKTVSDHGTQVIAFSPKTDGGYVLYGEDATVEDYTQDLPKIIKGENP